The Solanum pennellii chromosome 11, SPENNV200 sequence GAAAGTTTCGGACCTTCATACTATATATTGGGAGCAGTCAGGAAATCCTAATGGCCGTGTgagtttttttcttctaatttttcttgTATTAAGATGGCACTAACACAATCTTTCTATTGCCTATAAACAGTCAAGTACATCAATGATTTCTTCTGTTTGAGCTAGTACATCATGTTTACACCAAAAGTAAAAAAGTGCTAAACaattcattttgatattctttaaGTTGTTTTGTGGATCCTCAACGCACCTCTTGTTCCTTCCTATCCTAACTGTCCACCATATACATGCAGGGAGATCTTTCATCTCTCCACCATCTCTGTTGCATTGCCATCCCTGTTCCAGCTGCTTAGAACTCCTTTAATGGTCCCAGGTCTTACCCACTTGATCCTCTTCATGAACATTCTCCATAGTTGCTCTGTCAATTTTGCAATGCAAGAAAAGGTGGTTGATTGTCTTTGTTTGCTCCCCACACAAAACAAATCTGGAAGCCAACATTTGTGAACTTATCATTCGTCCACAAACTAAGTTCCTAAAGGGGAAGTGGGATGTTTATACAAGTCAGAGTAAATTAATAAAGTCTAATTGTAAATTTGCAAATGCAGCATCAGATAATgattttaaagtcaaaaaaCACTGAGAAATATCAAGATTAAAAGAACTTGATGTGAAAAGCGAGTAGTGCAGTGCACACTTCTTTGAGCCGAAGCGCACGGCttatagaaaataaagaagtaccAAACATATATCAATGTAGTTATTTTGTAGCAGTAGTCATTGATGTATTAGTGTAAGTAAATACAGTCCATTTAATCGCAGAAACTATCAAAATCAAAGAACTTCATTCTCGATTCGACGAGAATTCTTATGAAGCCTTTCATTTGCTTCTCTTCAATGGAAGTTTCTAATTTTAGCCTCCAATGTACAATAATGCCGATATTATTTCAACTCCTTGAAGTTGAGATTCAAAAGATTGACCGCTTCTCATTGGGATCACTTCACACATCATTATTTGAAGCGCACACTTCTCTGAAGCACATGAATTTGCCCATGAAACAATAACCCCTCGCTTCACATCAATTGACCGTTTCAAGCAAAGAGTAATAACTTTTAATAACACTGGTATCAGATTTCTACTCATACACGTGGTCCATTTTCTCAGAGGAGCCCCAGTCCTCCTCCTTACTAGGAGAAGATAAGAGGCTCAGGAGACTAGCATATGATGACTACATTTGCCTATTCCAATGTAGGttatatgtttttcttgttttctacTCTCTGATGCCTTCACATGATGCAAAATAGGGTGAAATTTGCTATTTTTAGCAAAGATGTTTGATGTAAAGTCGTTTTGAAGATATGTTCCATATTTGCAGCCAGTAGTGTTTTTCCATGGAGGCCCTGGAGGTGGGACTTCACCCAATAACAGGAGGTTCTTTGATCCTGTCTTCTATCAAATCATTCTATTTGATCAGGTTGATATTATTAACTAAAGTGCTAATTCATGCTCTTTGTGCTTTTTCAAATGTGAGCTGAGTGTCTATAGGTaacagcctctctacctctGAGGTGgaggtaaggtctgcgtacactctaccctcctcATGCTCCCCTGACTACACTAGGTATGTTGATGTACTTGTTCAAATGAAAACATTGGTATCTTCCAGAGAGGTGCAGGTAAAAGTAAGCCTCATGCTTGCTTAGAGGAGAACACAACATGGGATCTCGTTGGGGATATTGAAAAATTAAGAGAGCACTTAAAGATTCCGGAATGGCAGGTGCAAATTGCTCTCCTTCTGTGACTGTTAGGTCGATGGTACTTCACCATACTCTCATAGTTGTGAGTTTGCAGGTATTTGGTGGCTCATGGGGAAGCACTCTGGCTCTTGCATACAGCATATCACATCCTGACAAGGTCTACTAGCAACTATTCTTTAAGTTCCAAGATTTGTAGTTCAAACTTGTTAGAGGAAATGATAAATGCTATTCCCAACATCATGTTAAATCTACGTTATTGCTAAAGATTTTAAATGACTTTTCTGTTAAAGGTTACTGGGATCATTCTTAGAGGGATATTTTTGTTGCGGAAGAAAGAAATTGACTGGTTTTATGAGGGTGGAGCTGCTGCAATATACCCCGATGGTAAGCTTCTGAATTTCATGCATGCTGGGAGACCAACCAACTGAATCTAATGCACAGTTGTATTGAGTTGTTATAGAATCTGAGAAGTTTGAACTATTTCATCTACTGCTGGATACAAAAGTAAGGAATTTAGCACGGGCATTCCTATTTGATTTTTCCATATGAAGATGACGAACAACTTTTATATCTACTTTTGGATCTTCGCAATACTCACTCGGAAGCCATTGTTTTAGCCAGTTCACTATTTCTAGTCTACAAATGAAATGCATTCTCCAGAATATATGcttaattttgtaatttctGGCAATGTTCTGATTATCTGAGGCGCTTCTTTTAACCAACCTTTTCACCTAAGCAGATGGCTTATTCAAACTGTTTAAGCACATTTTATTAAGTGGTTAATTGCTTACCTTAATTTGGGAAAATGATGTGTGTGTAGATCTGATCATCATTGAGCTGCTGTTTTCACTTGTTTGGTTGTTTAATGGTACTGCTGATGTAGTTTTCAAAGTCAAAACCACCTTTTCTGTCATCTGTTACAGTTTGGGAGCCATTCAGAGATCTGATTCCGGAGGAAGAAAGGAATTGTTTTGTCAAGGCGTACCATAAGAGATTAAATTCAGATACCCTAGAAACACAGGTAAGAAGTTACTGTTTCATTGAATGTCCTAGTTTCATTTATTGTTCCTGACATTTTTGAATATGTCAAAATTTCCTTCTTTATGGGGGCAGAAAatgttaaagaaagaaaaaataattacttgcTCCTTCCCTTTGATAACCTTGATGTTTCCCTTACACAACTCCTGAAACTTTCAATCAAAATATGCAGGTGTTGTGCTTTCTATATAACTTGATTTTACTTGAATTCTCAACAATGGTAGAAGCTCTGTTTGTTCTTTTGTTAGCATCAGACAAGTATTGTTCTTAGGATAGAATGTTGGAATTACTCATAACTACGCCCAAAATACACCATGCTCCTTTTTCCAATGAAGAAGTCACAAGTTGGTGGCTTCAGAGTTTTAAGATGTCATTATGACTCATGAAAGATATGACAGCAAAGTTGGAAGCACAAAGGATTTTAATATGATAGGAAGCAAAGAAGATATGACATCGGTTTGTGTCTGCAAACTCTGTCAGTGACAGTTTCTGATCCTTAAAGCCTCCACAACATCAAATCAACTCCACATATTGATATAATATAGTTGAATACATTAAACAACTTGTTTGCTTGTCTCaagttcttgaatgttttagTATGCAGCTGCTAGAGCATGGACTAAATGGGAAATGATGACCTCTCATCTTCTCCCTAATGAAGAGAACATAAGGAAAGGAGATGATGATGATTTCTCCTTGGTAAGTACATCTATGAATTGCACGTAGTATCCGGGTGACCCTCCCATTAAAGCATTGTTCTTTTGCATCTATGTTCTTAAAATTCTATATAAGAGCTGCAGTTTTACTGTTTCCTTATCTCTTTTGTCTACTGAGAACTTGAAATTACACTATATTTGGAAATTCAATGTGAACAATTATTTATCGTCATAGAGGTTGTTATCATTCATTATATAACCTCAACATATCTTGCTTTGTTCAGGCATTTGCAAGGATTGAGAACCACTACTTTATCAACAAGGGATTCTTCTCTTCAGATTCTTTCCTTCTAgataatgttgaaaagataAAGCATATCAAAACAATAATTGTTCAGGTAAATTCTGCTTTTGTTTCTGCTTTAGCTTTGCATTGCCGTCTCAAAGTTCAAGATTCCCCCAATACTTGAAGGTGTTGTCTGGAGACATAAAACATCTGAAAGACTTACTTTTCTTCCCAATGATGGATGCATTTTCTTTGATAAGCTTATTTGTGTAAAATGTGATTGAAGACTTACATAAAGAACATAATGGAAGACTTACATAAAGAACGTACTGGTAAGGGTGAATGTTTGCCAGCATTGTTCTGGCATGTCCCAAATCTGACACTTAAATCGTGATCAGTATCCAATGAGCTACCACCAATGTTAGATATACCCGACTGAACTATGAACTGCTACAATACGTGGAAACAATACTAAATATCAAGTATGAAAGTGTTCTCATGATAAATATCTGAAAATGAGTGAAAAGTCGAGTGAAAATGTAAACCCCAAAAAATCTCGGAGTCATGGAGCAACTAAAAATCTGATATACCACTATATGAGACACAATtcaaaatgaaatcaaataaaGACTGTAAGTAAGATAGGAGCTGACAACTCCACAGACTGGTGGATGGGTCACCTCAACTGTAGAACTGGAATAGCAATCAACAACTATGTCGCCCTTAACAGTATCTAGACAGAGTAGtaaataaacaacaaacaaaccCAGTGAAATCCCTGTCTTACCCTTGAGACAAACTTTGAAAACTGTAGTGCATAGTGACATAGTAAAGCTATAACAAGTATAAAACAGTTATACAAGTAAGCACATAGACCTTGCCCTTATCTTTGTGGGGTAGGATGAAGACTTATTTTTGATAGACTCTCGGTTCAAGAAAAGCATTTCTCAAAACATATTTGAAAACACGAGTAAAAAGCTATGATGAAAGTATTGTAAAGAAAAGAAGTATTGACAACAAAATAGTAAAGATTACTAATGTAAAAGAaacaacaatagtaataaaCTTGAAGCATAAGATGATGATAGAATAATAATAGTGTTCGTAAGGGGAAGGGGTAGAAGATATGGTGCTCTAATTTGGTACAAATAgaacagatttttttttaaaaaaaatatgagatcTATAAATCTGGTTGAAACTTCTGAAAATTCCTGGGGTTAGGTTGGAATCACCAAGCGAGTACCAAGAATCAAAAAACAGAGGTTGAAGTCTTTTGGAAAGACAGTGATTGGAAATTATAGAAAATTGTATGGATGGGTACGGAATCACTAGAGACCATTGTAGAAGAAGAATCCAGCTTGAAAACACATTAGACCAGTGTTCATGCTCCTGCGAGTGGATTTACGCGCTCGTCAGAACCCTAATTTCTGGAAGCATGTGTATCTGGTAGGGTTTGGTTCTGGACGATGATGAATTTGTGGCAGTGTCGGTTTTCGTACAATACTGATGGAGAAGATGACACAAATTAGATCTGGACAGTCACCCCCAAAAAAGGCACGCTGACTGACCTTTCTGCCTTAGATGTTTCTCGCTGATTCTCTGCTACCATGTGAGAAACAAAGACTCGGGAAATATTATTAAAACACACAAATTACATTGTTACATTGATACATATTTATAGATAGTCCATGTAGGGCACTATATACAATCCTATTCTAACAAACCCAAAAGCATAGAATGTCCAACTCGTAATGCTGAAGACATGAAATAAGATGAAAGTAGGTGTCAAACTCACGCCCAAACGCTTGGTTGGCCAGACCTGTACTCAGTGCCTTAGCAGACCAATTCTTTGTGGCGTTTATGAACAAGGACAATGCATGGAACAATATGAAAACATTTCTATCAATGAATTTAAGTACGTttcttatcaaattaaatattaactcTCAAAGTACAGAAAATCACAAGTATGGTGTCAGGCAACACAAAGGTAAGGCCCAAAACATATGTACATGAAACGAGTGACTACGTCTATGAGGCCTCTAAACTATACATAAGAAGTAGAAGTGTCGGGATAAGGCTCCAACATAGGGTATGAAAGTACGTAATACATGAAATAAGAAAGGAAAATGCCCTGTAAACCAAATGGggctcaccaatgagagtgccTAGCATGGAGCCTTGTTGTCTTGAGGATTCGTATTTGCATCATGAAATATAGTTCCGTAGAGCTCAAATATTTCAGACGCATCAATTTTGTAGATAAGAAATCGAAGAGATTATGAGAATTCTAGATTAGAGAATGTCAAATTAGAAAGGTTTTCCTTACCTCAAGTTCTACAGAGCTAATGGTAGTCCCATAGTTCCAAAATGAGCCCAAGAATGCTAATCCCCACTCCAAGTTCAACAACTTGAcacaatgattttgatatttgactacCCAGGTTAAGATAGTAGTCCGTTCTTGGAGACTTGAGATGAACTTGATGAAGTAATATCTTGTGTGTAAAGGGTGGCCGTTGGTTTTGAGGTTGTGGGGAAATTTATCACTTGCAACAATCTTGGGAAGGTTCGTATTTTCCTAAAATGTCTAATGGGGTCTAATATATTAACATAGAGTTGAATTTTGGTATCATTGAATCCATCGAAATCTCAATGTTGgttaactttccttaactaTTAAGAATTCTtgtattcatttttatataataaaagggATTGGTCCATAAGTCAACAAATAAACTTGCTAATTAGTTTAATATAAGATTTAAGTGATGAGGTCAAGTACAAAAGTTCTTGACAGGGCatgtgtgtatatacatatatatgttatgattGATTCTCATTAAATTCTCTAAATGGATAAACTTCTAAATATCTAATTCTTATTAAGTTCTCTACATTATATCTCTGATTAAAGcacttaattataaatatattatgaaattaaGATATACACTAACATttcctagactatgaccgaaattcagagacacaccttaactaaactaaggtcttattacccctctgaacttattttttttgtaattttgtgcaccttttgtgTTACGTGGTACACTCCGTGACTCCACTCAATTGAGGCGCGTGGAAGATATTTGGTtgccacgtaagccaaaaaaggtgcacaaaattaccaaaaaaataagttcaggaggtaataggaccttagtttagttaaggtgtatCTCTGGGATtccggtcatagtctagggggatacttgtgcattttccctatattgtatcaaattcttttatttttctaacctaatctcaagagtacaactttttttttttgagacaaGTTCCCATTCTTAGGATATGTAAATTCTTATCTTTTGACTTCCTCACGTCATGTATATAATTTAAGGCATATCCGAAGTCTGGGTGTAAAAACAGGTAGATTGCATGACAGTATAAGTGTGAAATCATAGAATAGAAATAACAAAATAGGGGCTCCACAGTGGTTGAAACTAAGCCAAGAAGCTCATCCTGAAGTCTCCAGATACACTTCTGAAGAATTATTTGGATCTTAGCTTAGAGATTTTCGGGGTGTTACACACAAATCCTGTCTCTGATCCTCAAGATACCATCAGAATCAAGGACATCCTCCTTGGCTTCCGCTCTCATCACTTTGTCTCGAATGAGACGCAACTTCTCATCATCGAACTAGTGCTCACAGATCTGCTCAACTAAGGAAGACCAGGCCTCTGTGAAAGCAATCAAACTACCACTCTCAGAAATCTAAGCTCCTAAGCCCATACCTGAGCTCCACTGGTGCAAGGGTCAACATAGCACTAAAAGTGCAGCAAGTGCAACACGAGACAATAAGAATGTGTACTTGATAGTATTATTAGACTAAAAATACTCACATTCACAACCGACAcaataaaatagaatttattatCAAATGTAGCAAATAAACTATGGCATGTacgacatgatttttttttatgacaggCATGTACAACATGATTAAATATGCACAAGCACAACATTTAAGTGAAATGCATGCTCATGAGTCATAAATCAAATACATTGTATTTAGCCTCTGTAATTGTTGGATACATCTAAAGTGCCATTATGACTGCTATCCACTGCCACTAACCTTATCTCCTCAAGCATGACCGTTTGGAATCATAAAGCACCACCATAAATTTTGTTATCAGTCATCCGTCTAATCATATGATGATTTGGTCACTGAAATCTGCTATTGTTCATTAACGTCATTACCATCATAATATGATGGGTCCCTGGGTTGGCCGGAAGGAAGGAGGAAGGAATAAGAGTTTCTATAGTTGTATTGAGGATCAGCATGGTGAGTAGCTCTGTGGTATAAAGACAAATATGAATAGGGACATGAAGGAGAAGAGTATGATTGAAATGAGATTGCTGGATCAAATATAAGTAGAAGGTTTTATTTCATGTCAGATTTCTGAAGTTCAGTGATgtgatttaaatatttaatagagtatttattttcttctaaaatatatttttcattgccACATTTTCCCTATAACCTACTAATACAGTTTAAATGATCATACAAGTAAAGAGCTGGTTAAGGCTTAATCATATGTTGCAAGAAATGAAGTGCATTAAATTTCCATAGTGCTTCTTGATGTGTTTACCATGTGAGTTTTTACCTAGAACATCCACTAAGTGCAGTCCACAACTGTACGGTCCTCAAGTGTTGAAGCTAATAACTAAACATGTATTTTCAAGTAGTCAGATACGAGTATGctcatttgttttcttgtcATTATATTTTGTCAATCCAAGACGTATACTCCTTATATGTTTCTCCTTATGATCCTGCATTAAATGTGAATCTTATTTATGCATGCGCTTGAGGTAAATTTTGTTCTTGGATAATCTGATTACAAGAAAATCTTTGTAACACCTTCAGGGAAGATATGATGTTTGCTGTCCAATGATGTCAGCGTGGGATCTTCATAAAGCTTGGCCAGAGGCAGAGTTTATTGTAAGTGAAAAATGATTTCCTCAGTTAGGTAGATTTATTAATTCAAAGTAATTGGAGGGGAGAAGTTTTGAGACAAAGACTTCCACCGTTGATGCAGTCAAGGAGGCACAAAAAGATAGGGTATTATCTTTCTGGGTCGCCGTAAAAAATAGCAAATGTATGTGTTTTGTATATTTGgtacaaatatacatataatatacatattgtATGCATAAATGTACCTGATCAGGTATATGTTGTATTTGGACTAGTGCTTGTTGGACCAACGGgtgaaaaatgaataataccCCCAAAAGTTCTGCCAAAAATAAACTTGAGGAGGaggttatttatttatttatttttcttaaaccAACAGGGTACAAGACAGAGAAAAAATCAAAGGGGCTTGTACAAGAGTTTTTTTGTTAAACTGGCAGTGGAGACATGAAACAACAAAAGGACCTTGGGGTATAAAACTGGTAGATTTTCCCATATGATTTGAGATTTCTATGAAGAGTTGGGATGGGAATCAGAACAAATACACATTAATTTCATGTGAAAATCCTGTAGGTTGATTTAAATTTGGATGTGGGGCATGAAAACTCATCCAACTCAATGCAGGTAGTTAAGGAATGAGTTCTATCTTATGGGTTATCGGATTTATTCTTTAGGATTTAGGAAGGCCTGGTTTGAATGGCCTAACCTCTAGGGATTTGGATGATACTTTTAGCACTATAGATTaccttgaaaaaaataatagctGAAGAAATGAGGCTTTCTTTACCACAGTATTTTCTAAAGGAACAAGGCTTtcataaaagaaagaagactttacACCTTGCTTACATGGTGATATTATTGGCAACTGACAGTTTCTGCTGTGTGATTATAGGTTGTCCCAGGAGCAGGTCATTCGGCAAATGAACCAGGAATAGCCGCAGAACTTGTTGCGGCTAATGAGAAACTGAAAAACGTCCTTGAAGGAGTTTCTTGAGTGCAAGCGCCTAGTAGTCATTGACTTTAGACGTTGGCATGGATGTTTGTGAGAGTTAGTATTTTAGATCCTTGCATTCCAGTATTCTAGGTTTGAGTCTCTTCACAGATGAACTAAGAGCAGCACCCACATGAGTGGAGGAAAGAAAGTTTGCCTAAAAACAATGCCATGAGTTCTCTCCCCTTTTATATACGACTATTAGACGAGGCTTATTGAAAGAGTTCATTTGTGACATCCCATGTGTGGGGGCATTGTTGATGCTTCCTACTCATTTTATGTGCTGCTTTATATCCTAAACCCAACAGCTACACTTGATGCTAACTTTAGCCCCTTTCTCTCTCTGTATAATTATTGTTCTCTCCTCGATACACCGAAAAAGAAATTCCAAGTATGAGGGATATGCATGAAATATGATCATAAGAGTACAAATGAAAACATGATATgcatattaaaactttaaagaagAATCACGAGTCATGAACATGGTCAACGCatcttaaaatcatattaaaagtgTTACATAATCCTTTAAGAacaacttagttcattttgtgggATATTTACtattaacttaaataaatcaaGCGAATTATAACGTGTCTTGTTTTCACACTGATAAGAGACATTCTTACTTTTTAAGGAAAGGACCTTAACTTCtagcttaggtggatccactagttatgTCTTTCAAAGAAAAATCTATAAGGACACGTGGTTAGGGGATTGTTACTAAAAAATCGGTCTCTACATGAGATAACCTTTCACCAAATCATGATTCCTTAACATGTGAGAGAATCCTTTTAggattttattgatgatcataaaacattcattttcataaatcatgcaTAATTTATGAAAACATCATTCATATATTCTTAGTTCcttcataaattcatgttaTTAAGAGTTCATAATCAAGATCATGAATAATCCATGGGTTCATGTGAAAGTAATTGAAAAGCATGTAAAAAGTCATAAAATGACATCTAAAGTTGTCTCGAATACTCAAAAAGACACTCTAACTATACGAGTGTCATATTACCCCACAAaagtattaaatattattataaacagAGCATTTTAAACATTCTATGAACAAGTGCGTGATTCTCAccccttttaattaattaatttaatttaaaaatgggTTAACCCAATCCGAATCCatagtttaaaaaagaaaattcttgataatactaaaaaatagaaaaacacaCAAAATTCTCTTTCAAAGTTCCAATATTTGATCAACAACCCACAAAATTCTAACTCAAATTCACTAACCCACTTCAAATTTTACTCCTTAGATCGATTAAATTGATTCAGAAATCTCTAGCTATTGGTCCTGCAATATATAACAATGGCGGTTCATTCCCTTTCTCCCTCCGTGTGAACAACTTTTCATTGTCACCATAGCTACCCAACTACTTCTTCTCCAGCTTTGTTATTGAATGacttctaattaatttttttaactgaAATTAAACTGAATTCTTATCTTTTTGAGTCGATTTCATAAAAGAGAGAGACTGCTGATTTTTTTAAATCCTTCAACCAAAGGCTctcttcaaaatttgaagaaaatggtgaatttaaaaattaattaattaattaataaagcaAATAACTGAAATGTGCGTTTCATTGGTTTTTGGAAGTAAAATGATACATTCACGTGTTGTGATAAGCATGTTTACAAACATAGGGAGAAAATTGGTCAAAATGATCTATttacaataatatttaataCTTTTGTGAGGAAATAGGACACTTGTATAGTTAAAGTGTCTTCTTGAAAATTCGAGATAACTTTAAGTGtcactttatattttttctctaaTTCAGACCAAACAATCATAATAagattaaaatcaaataattaaatcaatacaATTTGAATCCATGAAGAATGAAATGAAAACCTAAAATTTAATGAAGTTGAACTTGGAGAATTGAGAAACCATCGGATCTCAATAGGTGAATGAAGCTCATCGGTTAAATCCTACATACCTTGAGGATCAAACCCCAAAAGCAACCGAGGAATAGTAGACTTGAATCTTCAAaacctagtcttcgaacctagaCTTGTGGATGAGATTTGGGGATTTAAGTGAATGAGAGATTAGTTAGGGTAATTTAGGAGTAAAAGGATAGTTATAAGACATAGATgtagggtcaaaatgacatagTATATGAATTAAATGTATAGAAAAAGATCCAAATACCCTTTAGAAATAGCTGTTGGAGGACCCTACAGTTTGGACTTACAGACCGTAGAAATTCTTACGGTTTGTATTCGTCAACCGTAGGTAGAGTTACCGGGGCCTAAAATTTGCCAACTTCCTATGACACCCTTTTACAGACCATCTAAATTACTACGATCCACAAACCCTATTCGTACACCTCAACTTTTACCCAAAAATTTCACTAAGTCAAGAACACCCCTGCGGAACTCATAGATGCCTCGTTCAAATTTCTACTGCTCGTCCTATCCATTCGTAGGTCAAACTTCGAATACATGAAATTCCAAAAACTCACCTTTAAGTCTACGACCTACGACACATAGAACCTCCTATTTCTGTAGAAAGGACTCATACAACATGCCTTAGAGCCAAAATCTGAACTTTCCCTTTTTCAACTCAACTTTTCAATTTCGAAGGTGTTACAATTTCTCACTCTTGGTagcatttgtcctcgaatgagacTCAAGCTAGAATGATTAGACCATAAAACAttcattttcataaatcatgcaTAACTTTCATGAAAACATCATTCATAGATTCATGAATTCATGTCTTTAAAGGTTCacaataaaaatcatgaataatCCATGAATTCATGTGAAAGCAACTGAAAAGCATGTAATTGAGACCAAACAATCATTAtaagatcaaaatcaaacagTTAAATCAACACCAATTTGAACCTTTGAAGAATTGAATGAAAACTTACCAAttaatttgatgaaattgaacACGAGGAAATTGAGAAAACCTTGGGGATCAATGGGTGACTGGAACTCGAACCCTGCATAACTTGAGGATCAAAGCTCGAAAGCAATGGAGGAATAGGAGATTTGAAGTTTGAAACCCTTATCTTTTTCTtgaacttgagagagaattgGAGAAGATGAATGTAGATAAGATTTGAGGATTTGAGTGAATGGGAGATTAGGGTAATTTTAGGAGTAAAAGGATAATTATAGGACATAGAATTAGGGTACAAATGACATAGTAGAGACATTAAATGCTTAGGAGAATGCCTAATACCCTTAAGAAATGGCTACTGAAGGACCCTACGGACCGTACTGGTCAAACGTATGTCGAGTTACTTGGGCCTAAAATTGGCCAACTTCATATGACACCCATCTACTACTCATTCAAATTTCTGACTCGTCTTGTCCATTTATAGGCCAAACTTTAGAaacttgaaaattcaaaaactcACCTCCAATTCTACGACTCCCTTCCTATGACTTGTAGAACCTCCTACTATCCATATAAAGGATTCGTAGAACTTGCCTTAGAGCCAAAATCTCAAATATCCTTTATCAATTCGATTGTTTAATTTCTAAGGTGTtagaatcatatatttatataaaagaaaatcctAGGCCTGCCTATGTGTCATCACCGTAACgtagaatttccttttaaatttatttattttcaaaaataacctttcctttcatgaaaagatgtgaGTTTTGTGGACAGTTGTAACTTTTacgaaaagttgtgatttttatgaaaaagtgtgacttttatgaaaggtcgTGACCTTTtcgaagggttgtaacttttcaggtgaattgtgact is a genomic window containing:
- the LOC107002963 gene encoding proline iminopeptidase, coding for MRLPMKLAATAIRAPSLFPCSNFTHLPASNSLSLSPKLPASIFSPLLIPISGRKKLSVRAGNLDCESVEQMDLKKEFPEFRKDLYPSIEPYRTGFLKVSDLHTIYWEQSGNPNGRPVVFFHGGPGGGTSPNNRRFFDPVFYQIILFDQRGAGKSKPHACLEENTTWDLVGDIEKLREHLKIPEWQVFGGSWGSTLALAYSISHPDKVTGIILRGIFLLRKKEIDWFYEGGAAAIYPDVWEPFRDLIPEEERNCFVKAYHKRLNSDTLETQYAAARAWTKWEMMTSHLLPNEENIRKGDDDDFSLAFARIENHYFINKGFFSSDSFLLDNVEKIKHIKTIIVQGRYDVCCPMMSAWDLHKAWPEAEFIVVPGAGHSANEPGIAAELVAANEKLKNVLEGVS